The Pirellulimonas nuda genome includes a region encoding these proteins:
- a CDS encoding IS66 family transposase, translating into MAQLLALIVKLYAVEREAKDASFDERLTLRQERSVPLLMQIEAWLNQEDDMALPRSPMAGAISNRVGGMSVGQHLHRFFLELLGERTAGRLRWLLLLTRHQGNAEGGPILRNSPVRGIRTTST; encoded by the coding sequence GTGGCGCAGCTGCTTGCGTTAATCGTTAAGCTGTACGCGGTCGAGCGGGAGGCGAAGGACGCATCGTTCGACGAGCGGCTCACGTTACGACAAGAGCGGAGCGTGCCGCTGCTGATGCAGATCGAGGCATGGCTCAACCAAGAGGACGACATGGCCCTCCCACGCTCCCCGATGGCCGGGGCGATCAGCAATCGAGTTGGCGGCATGTCCGTCGGGCAGCATCTGCACCGCTTCTTCCTTGAACTCCTTGGTGAACGTACGGCGGGCCGGCTTCGCTGGCTTCTGCTTCTGACCAGGCATCAAGGGAATGCTGAGGGTGGGCCCATCTTGAGGAATTCACCTGTCCGTGGAATCCGCACCACCTCAACCTGA
- a CDS encoding ThiF family adenylyltransferase has translation MFTEPEEDRFARQAQLVPQARLALLDAAVVGVGAVGRQVAVQLASLGVRRLRLVDFDKVDASNVTTQGYARGDVGRRKVDACRDAVLAIDPQVNVDAVQDRWRPATRLGDAAFCCVDSIDARAAIWRGGGGLVGFWADGRMRGETLRVLSACDAASRAHYSQSLFPQHEAQAGACTARSTIYAAGMTAGLMLSQFVRWLRQQPLDADLSLNLLASELIVSTPRAKEATLVG, from the coding sequence ATGTTTACAGAACCCGAGGAAGACCGCTTCGCGCGGCAGGCGCAGCTGGTGCCGCAAGCAAGGCTGGCGTTACTCGACGCTGCCGTGGTCGGCGTCGGCGCCGTCGGCAGGCAGGTCGCGGTGCAGCTGGCGTCGCTCGGCGTGCGCCGGCTGCGGCTGGTGGATTTTGACAAGGTCGACGCGAGCAACGTCACGACGCAGGGGTACGCCCGCGGCGATGTCGGCCGCCGGAAGGTCGACGCCTGCCGCGACGCGGTGCTGGCGATCGATCCGCAGGTCAACGTCGACGCCGTGCAGGACCGCTGGCGCCCGGCGACCCGGCTGGGGGACGCGGCCTTCTGCTGCGTCGATTCCATCGACGCCCGCGCGGCCATCTGGCGAGGGGGCGGCGGCCTTGTCGGCTTCTGGGCCGACGGGCGGATGCGGGGCGAGACCCTGCGGGTGCTTAGTGCGTGTGACGCCGCCAGCCGCGCGCACTACTCCCAATCGCTGTTTCCGCAGCACGAGGCCCAGGCGGGCGCCTGCACGGCGAGGTCGACGATCTACGCCGCCGGCATGACCGCCGGCTTGATGCTCTCCCAATTCGTCCGCTGGCTGCGCCAGCAGCCGCTGGACGCCGACCTGTCGCTCAACCTGCTGGCGAGCGAGCTTATTGTTTCAACCCCTCGAGCCAAGGAGGCAACCCTTGTCGGGTAA
- a CDS encoding MPN domain-containing protein: MRVLQRKNQKTRRPQPQRRRSLRLTPHAWAKLRFLRDAGPTEIGCFGVSDPQDLLLVRDVTPVRQACSAVSVAFDDAAVADYFDQQADAGLSPQQFGRIWFHTHPGVSPHPSGTDEATFARVFGPADWAVMAILARGGGWYARLGVSAGPGASQRLPVRVAWDEPFGGSDHAAWLAQYAACVEPEPDWDDLEGLGERLFGIDPEAAEALWSCPPD, translated from the coding sequence ATGCGTGTACTGCAGAGAAAGAATCAGAAGACGAGGCGCCCCCAGCCGCAGCGGCGCCGGTCGCTGCGGCTGACGCCCCACGCGTGGGCCAAGCTCAGGTTCTTGCGTGACGCGGGGCCGACCGAGATCGGCTGCTTCGGCGTCTCGGACCCCCAGGACCTGCTCTTGGTGCGGGACGTAACGCCGGTCCGGCAGGCGTGCAGCGCGGTGAGCGTGGCGTTTGACGACGCCGCGGTGGCCGACTACTTCGACCAGCAGGCCGACGCCGGGCTTAGCCCCCAACAGTTCGGCCGGATCTGGTTCCACACCCACCCCGGCGTCTCGCCCCACCCCAGCGGGACCGACGAGGCGACGTTCGCCCGGGTGTTCGGGCCGGCCGACTGGGCCGTGATGGCGATCCTGGCGCGTGGTGGGGGCTGGTACGCCCGGCTGGGGGTCAGCGCCGGCCCGGGCGCCAGCCAGCGGCTCCCCGTGCGGGTCGCGTGGGACGAGCCGTTCGGCGGCAGCGACCACGCGGCTTGGCTCGCCCAGTACGCCGCCTGCGTTGAGCCCGAGCCCGACTGGGATGATCTGGAGGGGCTGGGTGAGCGGCTGTTCGGGATCGACCCGGAGGCCGCGGAGGCCCTCTGGAGCTGCCCCCCAGACTAA
- a CDS encoding molybdopterin converting factor, whose translation MKILVINNDGAGFADYVHIEPGTSVRKLFERQVRDPRPENYLIRVNRLPAPADQVLQEGDRISFTPVKIEGA comes from the coding sequence GTGAAAATCCTCGTCATCAACAACGACGGTGCCGGCTTCGCCGACTACGTGCACATCGAGCCCGGCACGTCGGTCCGCAAGCTGTTCGAGCGGCAGGTCCGCGACCCGCGGCCCGAGAACTACCTGATCCGCGTCAACCGCTTGCCCGCGCCGGCCGATCAGGTCCTCCAAGAAGGGGACCGCATCAGCTTCACGCCGGTGAAGATCGAAGGGGCCTAA